From one Thamnophis elegans isolate rThaEle1 chromosome 7, rThaEle1.pri, whole genome shotgun sequence genomic stretch:
- the LOC116511850 gene encoding GLIPR1-like protein 1 isoform X2: MRSLWWWWCCGPSVLLTLLLGEVRSKYAPLPDITNRTFIKQYLDIHNKFRSEVKPSASNMLYMTFDLALARIARAWANKCVWKHNPNQRYHPDRMFKPTGENMWLGSASRNPINVEGPIRAFHSEVNYYTFSTHHCSRVCGHYTQVVWAASHKVGCAVVYCRYMGGKEKNNNILVCNYAPAGNYGGVRPYKEGKPCSNCPKGNPEREKENNLRYSRWYPPFERRIICDPSCIAVAVLRPLLMFLAFAAVYCLQIYYPGLSFSK; encoded by the exons ATGAGGAGcctctggtggtggtggtgctgtgGTCCGTCGGTCCTGCTGACTCTCCTCCTCGGGGAAGTGAGAAGTAAATACGCGCCTTTACCCGACATCACCAACCGCACCTTTATCAAGCAATACCTCGACATCCACAACAAGTTCCGCAGCGAAGTCAAGCCCTCTGCCtccaacatgctctacatg ACATTTGATTTAGCTTTAGCTAGAATTGCTAGAGCATGGGCAAATAAATGTGTTTGGAAACATAATCCTAATCAAAGGTACCATCCTGATCGTATGTTTAAGCCAACCGGAGAAAATATGTGGTTGGGAAGTGCAAGCAGAAATCCAATTAATGTCGAGGGTCCAATTCGAGCATTTCATAGTGAAGTAAATTACTATACCTTTTCTACCCATCATTGCAGCCGTGTATGTGGACATTATACGCAG gtAGTTTGGGCTGCTTCACACAAAGTTGGCTGCGCTGTTGTTTACTGCCGTTATATgggtggaaaggaaaaaaataataacattttagTTTGCAATTACGCTCCAGC GGGCAATTACGGTGGAGTACGTCCTTATAAAGAGGGGAAGCCATGCAGTAACTGTCCAAAAG gaaatcCTGAACgtgagaaagaaaacaatttac GTTATTCACGATGGTATCCACCATTTGAAAGGCGGATTATATGTGATCCATCTTGCATTGCTGTTGCTGTTTTAAGACCATTGTTAATGTTCCTGGCATTTGCTGCTGTTTATTGCTTACAAATCTATTATCCGGGTTTAAGTTTTTCTAAATAA
- the GLIPR1 gene encoding glioma pathogenesis-related protein 1: MTEKGLILLFLKLQVCCCFYTQHTLPDIENAQFIEECVRVHNRFRSMVDPPASNMKRMSWDHDLAKTALGWANMCQFKHNPDLNTGKAHPNFTIVGENIWTGTIGYFNVTSALTSWHSEVQHYNYATRICKHVCGHYTQMVWAETYKVGCAVHFCPIVQGFRGSNAAHFICDYGPGGNYPRWPYKSGVTCSECYKEPCIDRLCGELWVKPDSDSYYIIVLVLRTSSFLITFVTVFFLKQHYPRMDMYK; this comes from the exons ATGACAGAAAAAGGCCTGATTTTATTATTCCTGAAACTGCAAGTGTGCTGTTGTTTTTATACCCAACATACCTTACCGGATATTGAAAATGCACAGTTTATTGAAGAATGTGTCAGAGTGCATAATAGATTCCGATCAATGGTGGACCCACCAGCTAGCAACATGAAACGGATG AGCTGGGACCATGATCTTGCGAAGACTGCTCTTGGCTGGGCAAATATGTGCCAATTTAAACATAATCCTGATCTCAACACAGGGAAGGCCCACCCAAACTTCACAATAGTTGGAGAAAATATTTGGACTGGAACCATTGGGTATTTTAATGTGACTTCAGCCCTCACTTCTTGGCACAGTGAAGTCCAACATTACAATTATGCTACTCGAATTTGTAAACATGTATGTGGGCACTATACTCAG aTGGTTTGGGCAGAAACTTACAAAGTTGGCTGTGCTGTTCACTTTTGTCCTATAGTACAAGGCTTTCGTGGATCTAATGCTGCACACTTCATTTGTGACTATGGACCTGG TGGGAATTATCCAAGATGGCCATATAAATCAGGAGTAACATGCAGTGAATGTTACAAAGAGCCTTGCATAGACAGACTTTGTG GTGAACTATGGGTGAAGCCAGATAGTGATTCCTACTACATCATTGTTCTAGTCCTGAGAACATCTTCATTTTTAATAACTTTTGTAACTGTCTTTTTTCTGAAGCAACATTATCCCAGAAtggatatgtataaataa
- the LOC116511850 gene encoding GLIPR1-like protein 1 isoform X1, which translates to MRSLWWWWCCGPSVLLTLLLGEVRSKYAPLPDITNRTFIKQYLDIHNKFRSEVKPSASNMLYMTFDLALARIARAWANKCVWKHNPNQRYHPDRMFKPTGENMWLGSASRNPINVEGPIRAFHSEVNYYTFSTHHCSRVCGHYTQVVWAASHKVGCAVVYCRYMGGKEKNNNILVCNYAPAGNYGGVRPYKEGKPCSNCPKGDTCKDNLCRNPEREKENNLRYSRWYPPFERRIICDPSCIAVAVLRPLLMFLAFAAVYCLQIYYPGLSFSK; encoded by the exons ATGAGGAGcctctggtggtggtggtgctgtgGTCCGTCGGTCCTGCTGACTCTCCTCCTCGGGGAAGTGAGAAGTAAATACGCGCCTTTACCCGACATCACCAACCGCACCTTTATCAAGCAATACCTCGACATCCACAACAAGTTCCGCAGCGAAGTCAAGCCCTCTGCCtccaacatgctctacatg ACATTTGATTTAGCTTTAGCTAGAATTGCTAGAGCATGGGCAAATAAATGTGTTTGGAAACATAATCCTAATCAAAGGTACCATCCTGATCGTATGTTTAAGCCAACCGGAGAAAATATGTGGTTGGGAAGTGCAAGCAGAAATCCAATTAATGTCGAGGGTCCAATTCGAGCATTTCATAGTGAAGTAAATTACTATACCTTTTCTACCCATCATTGCAGCCGTGTATGTGGACATTATACGCAG gtAGTTTGGGCTGCTTCACACAAAGTTGGCTGCGCTGTTGTTTACTGCCGTTATATgggtggaaaggaaaaaaataataacattttagTTTGCAATTACGCTCCAGC GGGCAATTACGGTGGAGTACGTCCTTATAAAGAGGGGAAGCCATGCAGTAACTGTCCAAAAGGTGACACTTGTAAAGACAATCTCTGTA gaaatcCTGAACgtgagaaagaaaacaatttac GTTATTCACGATGGTATCCACCATTTGAAAGGCGGATTATATGTGATCCATCTTGCATTGCTGTTGCTGTTTTAAGACCATTGTTAATGTTCCTGGCATTTGCTGCTGTTTATTGCTTACAAATCTATTATCCGGGTTTAAGTTTTTCTAAATAA